Proteins found in one Paralichthys olivaceus isolate ysfri-2021 chromosome 19, ASM2471397v2, whole genome shotgun sequence genomic segment:
- the LOC109632600 gene encoding terminal nucleotidyltransferase 5A-like, with amino-acid sequence MDESAAANSGSDGDSISLSVLNWEQVQRLDNILTGSIPIHGRWSFPTLEVKPRDIVKVVRSRMEERRIHVREVRLNGSAASYVLHEDSGLGWKDLDLIFCAELKGEMEFQIVKDIVLDSLLDFLPEGVNKEKITPVTLKEAYVQKMVKVCNDSDRWSLISLSNNRGKNVELKFVDSLRRQFEFSVDSFQIRLDSLLLFYECSEHPMAATFHPTILGESVYGDFPTALDHLRKRLICTRSPEEIRGGGLLKYCHLLVRGFRAASEGEMKLLQRYMCSRFFIDFPDVGEQRRKLESYLQNHFVDLEDRKYDYLATLYDVVQESTVCLMGHERRQTLSLISSLALRVLAEQNAIPNAANVTCFYQPAPYVSDGNFSNYYVAQIQPVYACPPSPPHHPYLTPAHPMYATWLPCN; translated from the exons ATGGACGAGTCCGCTGCGGCCAACAGCGGCTCGGACGGGGACAGCATCAGCCTCAGCGTGCTCAACTGGGAGCAAGTGCAGCGGCTGGACAACATCCTCACCGGCTCCATCCCCATCCACGGTCGCTGGAGCTTCCCGACCCTGGAGGTGAAGCCGAGAGATATTGTCAAGGTGGTCCGGAGCCGCATGGAGGAGAGGCGGATACATGTCCGGGAGGTGCGCCTGAACGGCTCCGCTGCGAGCTACGTCCTGCATGAGGACAGCGGGCTGGGATGGAAAGATCTGGACTTGATATTCTGCGCCGAGCTGAAAGGAGAGATGGAGTTTCAGATAGTGAAAGACATAGTCCTGGACTCTCTTCTAGACTTCTTGCCTGAGGGAGTGAATAAAGAGAAGATCACACCAGTGACCTTAAAG GAGGCCTATGTGCAAAAGATGGTGAAGGTGTGTAATGACTCTGACCGCTGGAGTCTCATCTCCCTCTCCAACAACCGTGGCAAGAACGTGGAGCTAAAGTTTGTCGACTCCCTTCGACGGCAGTTTGAGTTCAGCGTGGACTCCTTCCAGATCCGGCTGGActcgctcctcctcttctacgAGTGCTCAGAGCACCCGATGGCTGCCACCTTCCACCCCACAATCCTTGGGGAGAGCGTCTACGGCGACTTCCCCACTGCCCTCGATCACCTGCGTAAGCGCCTCATCTGCACACGGAGTCCCGAAGAGATCCGAGGAGGGGGCTTACTCAAGTACTGCCACCTCCTGGTGCGAGGTTTCCGTGCAGCATCAGAAGGCGAGATGAAACTGCTGCAGCGCTACATGTGCTCGCGGTTCTTCATAGACTTTCCCGACGTGGgcgagcagaggaggaagctggagtccTACCTGCAGAACCATTTTGTGGACCTGGAGGACAGGAAGTATGACTACCTGGCCACGCTGTACGACGTGGTACAGGAGAGCACGGTGTGCCTGATGGGCCACGAGAGGCGCCAGACGCTCAGCCTCATCTCGTCACTGGCGCTGCGGGTCCTGGCTGAGCAGAATGCCATTCCCAATGCTGCCAATGTCACCTGCTTCTATCAGCCTGCCCCTTATGTCTCCGATGGCAACTTCAGCAACTATTATGTAGCGCAGATTCAGCCTGTCTACGCCTGTCCACCCTCGCCTCCTCATCATCCGTATCTTACTCCTGCACATCCCATGTACGCCACCTGGTTGCCCTGTAACTAA